One Ignavibacteriota bacterium genomic window carries:
- the scpB gene encoding SMC-Scp complex subunit ScpB, whose translation MPPSENKRQIIEALIFASDEPLTVKQLQTIMGSTEYTGMRFRIREEEMLSIIQSINEEYAQSNRPFRIIHIAGGYQCATQPEFADWLGRMIKEKSKRKLSQSVLESLSVIAYKQPVTKSELEAIRGVNADYAIHKLLERGLITIVGRAATPGRPLLYGTTNDFLKHFGINDLADLPKPREIDEILAEQSSEMEREILKRMGKTPEEIEEQLGSTVVSETGELKEISPEESFPPPANGDESVIS comes from the coding sequence ATTCCACCTTCTGAAAATAAACGACAAATCATAGAAGCGCTTATCTTCGCTTCGGACGAGCCGCTGACGGTGAAGCAACTTCAAACAATCATGGGTTCGACTGAGTACACCGGAATGCGGTTTCGCATCAGGGAAGAAGAAATGCTCTCGATTATTCAGAGCATCAACGAAGAGTACGCGCAATCGAATCGTCCGTTCCGTATTATTCACATTGCGGGCGGATACCAATGTGCAACACAACCGGAGTTTGCCGATTGGCTTGGTCGGATGATAAAAGAAAAGTCGAAGCGGAAACTTTCGCAGTCGGTGCTTGAATCGCTTTCTGTGATTGCGTACAAACAACCGGTGACAAAATCCGAACTCGAAGCGATTCGCGGCGTCAATGCAGATTATGCAATTCACAAATTGCTCGAACGAGGATTGATTACGATTGTCGGTCGTGCGGCAACTCCCGGTCGTCCATTGCTGTACGGAACAACGAACGATTTCCTCAAACATTTCGGCATCAACGATTTGGCGGATTTACCCAAGCCGCGCGAGATAGATGAAATTCTTGCCGAACAATCGAGTGAAATGGAACGGGAAATCTTGAAACGAATGGGGAAAACTCCAGAAGAAATTGAAGAGCAACTTGGAAGTACGGTTGTGAGTGAAACAGGTGAACTGAAAGAGATTTCGCCGGAAGAAAGTTTCCCGCCGCCTGCGAACGGAGATGAAAGTGTTATCAGTTAA
- a CDS encoding rRNA pseudouridine synthase, with amino-acid sequence MPKGLVRLNKFIADAGVCSRRKADELISEGKVKINGTVVTELGTKVQTERDKVFVNGKQVVNLDKLVYIAFHKPKDCITTASDERGRPTVMDYVKVRERIFPIGRLDRNTTGILLLTNDGELAHKLMHPRHEIKKAYKATLDKVLTKDDAKKLEQGVRLSDGKTSPAEVYTIGAGKGKVIGIIIHEGRNRQVHRMFESFGYEVEKLDRVAYADITYEGLSKGEWRHLTKPEVKKLMDVAGLTA; translated from the coding sequence ATGCCCAAAGGCTTAGTACGACTGAATAAATTCATCGCAGATGCCGGAGTCTGTTCCCGTCGGAAAGCGGATGAGTTAATCTCCGAAGGGAAAGTAAAAATCAATGGAACGGTTGTAACTGAACTTGGGACGAAAGTCCAGACCGAACGTGACAAAGTGTTTGTGAACGGGAAACAAGTGGTGAACCTCGATAAACTTGTGTACATCGCTTTTCACAAACCGAAGGATTGTATCACAACAGCGAGCGATGAACGGGGCAGACCGACAGTAATGGATTATGTGAAAGTTCGCGAACGAATCTTTCCTATCGGTCGGCTCGATAGAAACACGACAGGGATTCTCTTGCTTACGAACGATGGAGAACTTGCCCACAAACTCATGCACCCGCGGCATGAAATTAAAAAAGCATACAAAGCGACGCTTGATAAAGTGTTGACCAAAGATGATGCAAAAAAACTTGAACAGGGAGTTCGGCTTTCTGATGGAAAAACTTCACCCGCTGAAGTTTATACCATCGGTGCCGGAAAGGGGAAAGTTATCGGTATCATCATCCATGAAGGACGAAATCGTCAGGTTCATAGAATGTTTGAATCGTTCGGGTACGAAGTCGAAAAACTCGACCGCGTTGCGTATGCGGATATTACGTACGAAGGTCTTTCAAAAGGGGAATGGAGGCATCTGACAAAACCGGAAGTAAAGAAGTTAATGGATGTGGCGGGGTTGACCGCGTAG
- a CDS encoding segregation/condensation protein A, which produces MYKVKLQTFEGPLDLLLFFIKRDELDIYDIPIARITREFLEYLHLLQELDLEIAGDFIVMAAELMQIKVRMLLPRDEGVEEEEDPRAELVRRLLEYKRFKEASLAMQGLEFEQSRYFYRQGFHADPKLISIEDQEASLKDITMFNLIAAFRKVLDRIPKKLYHDVEMMNVTIDEQMSYIADVFRMRDEIGFIELVEHMTEKIRIIVTIIAMLEMVKQRFIGLKPSEHEDDFIVYKIKEEQPVGTADSTF; this is translated from the coding sequence ATGTACAAAGTAAAACTCCAAACATTCGAGGGTCCGCTCGACCTGCTTCTCTTTTTCATCAAACGGGATGAGTTGGATATCTATGATATTCCCATCGCGAGAATCACCAGAGAATTTTTGGAGTATCTGCATTTATTGCAAGAGTTGGATTTGGAAATTGCAGGCGATTTCATCGTCATGGCGGCGGAATTGATGCAAATTAAAGTGCGGATGTTACTTCCGCGAGATGAGGGAGTCGAAGAAGAAGAAGACCCGCGTGCAGAACTCGTCCGGCGATTGTTGGAATACAAACGCTTCAAAGAGGCGAGTCTTGCAATGCAGGGATTGGAATTTGAGCAAAGCAGGTATTTCTATCGTCAGGGATTTCATGCCGACCCGAAATTGATTTCCATCGAAGACCAGGAAGCAAGCCTGAAAGATATTACAATGTTCAATCTCATCGCCGCGTTCAGGAAAGTGCTTGATAGAATTCCGAAAAAATTGTATCACGATGTCGAGATGATGAACGTAACGATAGATGAACAGATGAGTTACATCGCCGATGTGTTCAGGATGCGGGATGAAATCGGGTTCATTGAGTTAGTTGAGCATATGACGGAGAAAATTCGTATCATAGTCACGATTATTGCAATGTTGGAGATGGTCAAGCAGAGATTTATCGGGCTGAAGCCATCGGAACATGAAGACGATTTTATTGTGTATAAAATAAAGGAAGAACAACCTGTTGGAACAGCCGATTCCACCTTCTGA
- a CDS encoding carbohydrate binding family 9 domain-containing protein, with translation MIQSLHRQSSIFFIFLLLFVPASWANESDEPSSVDTSIKRPALEALRLTNSIVLDGKLDEPEWQRAGITNFTQKDPNQGQAASEKTEVWVAYDDASLYIAARLHDKPDSIVSRIGRRDANMNCDWFYFAIDSYNDKRTGFYFGVYPSGSITDGTLYNDSWDDNSWDGVWDAATSIDEKGWTVEMKIPYSQLRFPKQDEYVWGVNFGRSIERKKEESFFVMVPKGESGWVSRFATMNGIKNINPPTRMEFLPYTVSSMKLTNQFSDGDPFNKAVMFKGNLGADLKLGLGSNLTLNATLNPDFGQVEVDPAVVNLTQFESFFQEKRPFFIEGSDFFNFGYGGANNNMGFNWGSPDFFYSRRIGRSPSGSEQHSGYVDRPANTTILGAGKITGKLSDNFALGGLVALTEREYSKIDDGAGNQYDDVVEPLAGYSVVRGLNEFNQGNQAIGFIATGTRRDLNESYLKPSFNKSAYALGVDGWTNLDSGKTWVLTGWGAVTRVEGSRDRILALQQSPTHYYQRPDAEHLEVDSNATQLSGYATRIAINKQQGNVRFNTALGIISPGFETNDLGFLFRTDQINWHISTGYQWYEPDDMFRRKGFQVATFRNFDFEGNKFGEGYFFFFNAQLLNYWTLNGDIYFNKGILDNRITRGGPLMKTTDRFGAWFGVGTDSREKIVGFLSFDGGRSESGAYNYSFSPEIEVKPSSNMSISFAPSYMRNTAVAQYVQTVADGWADKTFGNRYVFAHIDQHEFSGNIRMDWTFTPKLSLQLFLQPLVSAGAYNNFKELKEPRTFTFNEYGVDNGSTIAFVDSVNTYVVDPDGNGSASSFLILDNGQKRKPDFNFKSLRGNAVLRWEYLPGSTLFFVWTRIGSRFENRGNFEFGKDFGDLITNPDHEDVFLIKLAYWITP, from the coding sequence ATGATTCAATCTTTACATCGTCAATCGTCAATCTTCTTTATTTTCCTGCTCCTCTTCGTCCCCGCATCATGGGCAAACGAAAGCGATGAACCGAGCAGTGTTGATACCTCTATCAAGCGTCCCGCGTTGGAAGCGCTTCGTCTTACAAACTCCATCGTTCTCGACGGCAAACTTGATGAGCCGGAATGGCAACGGGCAGGCATTACAAATTTCACTCAAAAAGACCCGAATCAGGGACAGGCAGCGAGCGAAAAAACAGAAGTATGGGTCGCCTATGATGATGCCTCATTGTACATTGCTGCGCGATTGCATGACAAACCTGATTCCATCGTCTCCCGCATAGGACGCCGCGATGCAAATATGAACTGCGATTGGTTTTATTTCGCGATTGATTCATATAACGACAAGCGAACAGGTTTTTATTTTGGTGTCTACCCGAGTGGCTCGATAACAGACGGAACGTTGTACAACGATTCATGGGATGATAACTCGTGGGATGGAGTCTGGGATGCGGCAACAAGCATTGATGAAAAGGGATGGACAGTCGAAATGAAAATTCCTTATTCACAACTCAGGTTTCCCAAGCAAGATGAATATGTTTGGGGTGTGAACTTTGGCAGGTCCATCGAGCGAAAAAAGGAAGAATCATTTTTTGTGATGGTTCCGAAAGGTGAAAGCGGCTGGGTCTCTCGCTTTGCGACTATGAACGGCATAAAAAACATCAACCCACCGACGCGTATGGAATTTCTCCCCTACACAGTTTCCAGTATGAAATTAACAAATCAGTTTTCTGACGGCGACCCGTTCAACAAAGCTGTTATGTTCAAAGGCAACCTTGGCGCCGATTTGAAACTCGGGCTCGGAAGCAACCTCACGCTCAACGCGACGCTCAATCCCGATTTCGGTCAGGTCGAAGTTGACCCGGCAGTTGTGAACCTTACTCAGTTCGAATCGTTCTTTCAGGAGAAGCGCCCGTTTTTCATAGAAGGCTCAGACTTTTTTAATTTTGGTTACGGCGGCGCAAACAATAACATGGGATTCAACTGGGGCAGTCCCGATTTCTTTTATAGCAGAAGAATTGGTCGCTCTCCATCAGGTTCGGAACAGCACAGCGGTTATGTTGACCGTCCGGCAAACACGACAATTTTGGGCGCAGGAAAAATCACCGGAAAATTGAGTGATAATTTTGCACTCGGTGGGTTAGTTGCACTCACTGAACGGGAATATTCTAAAATTGATGATGGCGCTGGAAATCAATACGATGACGTAGTTGAACCACTCGCAGGCTATTCTGTGGTTCGAGGTTTGAATGAATTCAATCAGGGAAACCAAGCAATCGGATTCATCGCTACAGGAACGAGAAGAGATTTGAATGAATCCTATCTGAAGCCATCATTCAATAAAAGCGCTTATGCGCTGGGAGTTGATGGTTGGACAAATTTAGATTCCGGTAAAACCTGGGTTTTGACCGGATGGGGAGCGGTAACACGTGTTGAAGGTTCCCGTGACCGTATCCTTGCTTTACAACAATCTCCTACTCACTATTATCAACGTCCTGATGCAGAGCATCTCGAAGTTGATAGTAATGCAACCCAACTTTCAGGATACGCAACTCGTATCGCCATCAACAAGCAACAAGGAAATGTCCGTTTCAATACTGCGCTAGGAATTATCAGCCCGGGATTTGAGACGAATGATCTGGGATTTTTATTTAGAACCGATCAAATCAACTGGCATATATCCACTGGCTATCAATGGTACGAACCGGATGATATGTTCAGAAGAAAAGGATTTCAGGTTGCAACCTTCCGGAATTTCGATTTTGAAGGGAATAAGTTTGGAGAAGGATATTTCTTCTTCTTTAACGCACAACTCCTGAATTACTGGACATTGAACGGCGATATCTATTTCAATAAAGGAATTCTTGATAATCGCATCACACGCGGCGGACCGTTAATGAAAACGACCGATAGATTCGGTGCATGGTTTGGTGTTGGAACGGACTCACGTGAAAAGATTGTCGGATTTTTAAGTTTCGATGGCGGGCGTTCAGAATCGGGCGCCTACAACTATTCGTTCAGTCCTGAGATAGAAGTGAAACCAAGTTCAAACATGAGTATTTCATTCGCCCCAAGTTACATGCGGAATACTGCTGTAGCACAATATGTCCAAACCGTCGCTGACGGTTGGGCAGACAAAACGTTTGGCAACCGTTATGTCTTCGCACATATTGACCAACATGAATTTTCGGGTAATATCCGAATGGATTGGACATTCACACCAAAACTTTCGCTTCAGTTATTCTTGCAACCGTTAGTATCTGCCGGTGCATATAATAACTTCAAAGAACTGAAAGAACCGCGCACGTTCACTTTCAATGAATATGGTGTTGATAACGGTTCTACCATTGCTTTTGTTGACTCAGTGAATACCTATGTTGTTGACCCAGACGGAAATGGCAGTGCCTCATCTTTCCTCATTTTAGATAATGGTCAGAAAAGAAAGCCAGATTTTAATTTCAAATCATTGCGCGGAAATGCAGTTCTACGATGGGAATACTTGCCCGGTTCAACACTCTTCTTCGTGTGGACACGAATTGGTTCGAGATTTGAAAACAGAGGCAACTTTGAATTCGGAAAAGATTTTGGCGATTTGATAACAAATCCGGACCACGAAGATGTCTTTTTAATAAAACTCGCGTATTGGATAACTCCGTAG
- a CDS encoding STAS domain-containing protein: MALKEKFEGDVAILTLKGDLIGDPETTELKDKVAGLIADGILKIVMDLGKVKYVNSTGLGSLISALGKVRDAGGKLLLARIGDNVQNLFVITQLVKVFDTYETVDRALAVFKTKKK; the protein is encoded by the coding sequence ATGGCGCTTAAAGAAAAATTCGAAGGTGATGTTGCAATATTAACACTCAAAGGCGATCTAATCGGCGACCCGGAAACAACTGAATTAAAAGATAAAGTTGCGGGCCTGATTGCTGATGGCATTTTAAAAATTGTAATGGACCTGGGAAAAGTAAAATATGTAAATAGCACAGGACTTGGTTCACTTATTTCCGCGCTTGGAAAAGTACGCGATGCAGGAGGAAAACTTTTGCTTGCCCGCATCGGAGATAACGTGCAAAACCTTTTTGTGATTACTCAGTTAGTAAAAGTTTTCGACACGTACGAAACAGTTGACCGCGCACTCGCTGTTTTCAAAACGAAGAAAAAATAA
- a CDS encoding nucleotidyltransferase family protein: MNLEEIKKKLVEELPNLRVSYSVERIGIFGSYTRNEQDDESDVDVLVEFSKPVGFFHFLHLENYLTSSLGIRVDLVTKDALKPAMREEIINALITV; this comes from the coding sequence ATGAATTTAGAAGAAATCAAAAAGAAGTTGGTGGAAGAACTACCGAATTTAAGAGTGTCTTATTCTGTGGAGAGAATAGGAATCTTTGGTTCGTACACTCGCAACGAACAAGATGACGAAAGTGATGTTGATGTGCTGGTCGAATTTTCCAAGCCAGTAGGCTTTTTTCATTTTCTACATCTGGAAAATTACCTCACATCTTCGCTTGGTATTAGGGTTGATTTGGTAACGAAGGATGCTCTTAAACCTGCAATGCGAGAAGAGATAATTAATGCTCTCATTACAGTATGA
- a CDS encoding YggS family pyridoxal phosphate-dependent enzyme encodes MVAENVKNIRRQISEVCSRIGRDSKEITLIAVSKTFGSELIREAISAGISDIGENYVQELQRKQQELFAEQFRWHFIGHLQRNKVKFIIPWIHCVHSVDSMKLAEELSQQSGKYNRTLDILVEVNTSEEETKFGVQPEQTVSLVKDVQQLKNLNVVGLMTIGKFPDDPEDSRPTFQLMRSLRNDVERNGIRLPHLSMGMTNDFHIAIEEGATFVRIGTAIFGKRHYQ; translated from the coding sequence ATGGTCGCTGAGAATGTAAAAAATATCCGCCGGCAAATCAGCGAGGTATGTTCACGAATTGGCAGGGATTCAAAAGAAATTACACTGATTGCAGTCTCGAAAACATTTGGCTCTGAACTTATCCGTGAAGCAATCTCGGCTGGAATCTCTGACATCGGTGAGAACTACGTACAGGAGTTGCAACGCAAACAACAGGAACTCTTTGCCGAACAATTTCGCTGGCATTTCATCGGTCATTTACAGAGAAACAAAGTGAAGTTTATTATCCCTTGGATTCATTGCGTCCACTCGGTTGATTCAATGAAGTTAGCAGAAGAATTGTCGCAACAATCCGGCAAGTATAACAGAACGCTCGACATACTCGTCGAAGTGAACACGTCCGAAGAAGAAACGAAGTTTGGTGTGCAACCGGAACAAACAGTGAGTTTAGTAAAAGATGTACAGCAATTGAAGAATCTCAATGTTGTTGGATTGATGACCATCGGGAAGTTTCCTGATGACCCGGAAGACTCACGTCCGACATTTCAGTTAATGCGAAGTCTTCGGAACGATGTGGAACGAAACGGAATCCGACTCCCTCATCTTTCAATGGGAATGACAAACGATTTTCACATCGCCATTGAAGAAGGCGCAACGTTCGTTCGCATCGGCACAGCGATTTTTGGAAAGCGACATTATCAATAA
- a CDS encoding purine-nucleoside phosphorylase, which produces MSKLREQINEAVNYIRKQTKMKPEVGIILGTGLGGLVKEIKQECVLEYDNIPHFPVSTVESHHGRLIFGTLSGKKVVAMQGRFHFYEGYTMQQVTFPVRVMKAGLGVKTLLISNAAGGMNPLFKRGDIMLITDHINLLGDNPLIGPNNDSLGPRFPDMSEPYTKKLIELAQQVALDAKLPVQKGVFVAVPGPNLETRAEYRFLRNLGADVVGMSTVPEVIVAAHMGMNVLGFSIITDECFPDSLKPALLDEIIEVANNAEPKLTRIMKEVVKRLK; this is translated from the coding sequence ATGAGCAAACTCAGAGAACAAATCAACGAAGCAGTCAATTATATTCGTAAGCAGACGAAAATGAAGCCGGAAGTCGGAATCATTCTCGGTACAGGCTTGGGCGGTTTGGTGAAAGAAATCAAACAGGAATGTGTTCTTGAGTATGATAACATTCCGCACTTCCCCGTTTCCACTGTTGAGTCGCATCACGGCAGGTTGATTTTCGGTACGCTAAGTGGAAAAAAAGTTGTCGCGATGCAAGGGCGTTTTCATTTCTACGAAGGTTACACGATGCAACAAGTGACTTTTCCTGTTCGCGTAATGAAGGCGGGACTTGGTGTGAAGACATTGTTGATATCCAACGCCGCCGGTGGAATGAATCCTCTCTTCAAGCGCGGCGACATCATGCTCATCACCGACCACATCAATTTGCTTGGTGATAATCCATTGATTGGTCCGAATAATGATTCGCTTGGGCCCCGCTTCCCCGACATGTCCGAACCATACACGAAAAAATTGATTGAACTTGCACAGCAAGTCGCACTTGATGCAAAACTTCCTGTGCAAAAAGGTGTGTTCGTCGCCGTGCCGGGACCGAATCTTGAAACACGAGCAGAGTATCGTTTTCTCCGAAACCTTGGTGCAGATGTGGTTGGAATGTCAACCGTTCCGGAAGTTATCGTCGCAGCACACATGGGAATGAACGTACTTGGCTTCTCCATTATCACCGATGAGTGTTTCCCCGATTCTCTTAAGCCCGCGTTGCTTGATGAAATTATCGAAGTAGCAAACAACGCAGAACCGAAGTTGACGAGGATAATGAAGGAAGTGGTAAAGAGATTGAAGTGA
- a CDS encoding NAD(P)/FAD-dependent oxidoreductase: MAEKTIAVLGGGIGGLVAARQLRTLLGRKHKIILIDKSSFHHFPASYLWAMLDWRKPDEIRKPLSSLKRYNIRFHNGLVHAMHLTQNVIQTNKEIIWYDYLVIALGAEPAYHQVPGLSMATPTFYTLEGAIHLQPKIKALMNGKIAIIISGLPYKCPPAPYEAALLLDYYYKNLGRKNIQIEIYSPEETPLSSAGKGMGEALLEILKKRGISFYPNHTISDIQGGRNEIIFNNGSTITPDIYTVVPPYQPPPIIRESGITAPNGWVAVDPVTLRTKYPNVFSVGDITTIPLANGLLLPKAGVFAAREADVVANNIAFEIASSGSPKSFDGHGFCFLEAGNGTAGYIKGNFFDRPAPSVSLHKPRMLYHWRKLLYEKYWFFRWF; the protein is encoded by the coding sequence ATGGCAGAAAAAACAATCGCAGTCTTAGGCGGAGGAATTGGAGGGCTTGTCGCAGCGCGTCAATTACGCACATTGCTCGGCAGAAAACATAAAATTATCCTCATTGATAAATCTTCCTTTCATCATTTCCCTGCCTCTTACCTGTGGGCAATGTTAGATTGGCGAAAACCTGATGAAATCAGGAAGCCCCTTTCTTCGCTCAAACGGTATAATATTCGATTCCATAACGGATTGGTGCATGCGATGCATCTGACTCAGAATGTCATCCAAACAAATAAAGAAATCATCTGGTACGATTACCTTGTGATTGCGCTTGGCGCAGAACCTGCGTACCATCAGGTTCCGGGACTTTCGATGGCAACGCCGACATTCTACACGCTGGAAGGAGCAATCCATCTTCAACCTAAAATAAAAGCTTTGATGAATGGGAAAATTGCTATCATCATTTCGGGACTTCCATACAAATGTCCCCCCGCTCCATACGAGGCTGCGCTACTGTTAGATTATTATTATAAAAATCTCGGCAGAAAAAATATTCAAATCGAGATTTATTCTCCTGAAGAAACTCCCCTTTCTTCTGCAGGAAAAGGAATGGGAGAAGCCTTGCTAGAAATTTTGAAGAAGCGGGGCATTTCGTTCTACCCGAATCATACCATTTCCGATATTCAAGGGGGACGGAATGAAATCATTTTTAATAATGGAAGTACGATTACACCGGATATTTATACTGTCGTTCCCCCCTACCAACCTCCGCCAATTATTCGTGAATCGGGCATCACTGCGCCGAACGGCTGGGTTGCCGTTGACCCGGTAACTTTGCGAACCAAATATCCAAACGTTTTTTCCGTCGGAGATATTACCACGATTCCTCTTGCAAACGGATTGTTGCTTCCCAAAGCCGGTGTCTTTGCGGCTCGCGAAGCCGATGTCGTCGCGAACAATATCGCATTTGAAATTGCATCAAGCGGTAGCCCGAAAAGTTTTGATGGTCATGGATTTTGTTTCCTCGAAGCAGGGAACGGCACTGCTGGGTACATCAAAGGAAATTTCTTCGACCGACCTGCACCGAGTGTTTCACTTCACAAACCGAGAATGTTATATCATTGGAGAAAACTTCTCTACGAGAAGTACTGGTTCTTCCGGTGGTTTTAA
- a CDS encoding SpoIIE family protein phosphatase → MQNIFAQPYLWNTVLGVIVSGVGFAVLVLSLFRLKQKDISLTAFGATSLLYGLRLLIETQLSQYVSLEPPAGLLYLNAFCTYLIPIPLSGFLSQLFGKGWRNSGLWVFRAATLFAFAGIVSDAIRTTPLSLERLNNILVILWAFVIFKNASWSGIQKTRETRVVLIGFIMFGLFAVNDNLVALNLLPWDWGEEAIGFLLFLISLGYAVAYRFFNNEKQLLSVRQEMETARQIQFSILPTRMPDIDGVEISARYIPMTAVAGDFYDIVHLGKKQICVLVADVSGHGVGAALIASMIKVAFASQTQNMSNPAEVMKAMNTILCDKLESKFITAGCVFIDAENGTLRYAGAGHPPLLIWRKSEQRMVELCENGPLIGPFPDATYSNTNMNLESGDRIILYTDGIIETTNESGSFFGDDSFTRFIQSHENVPAEQFTEMLLKHLAAWSGKRADESLDDDLTLIVVDRS, encoded by the coding sequence ATGCAAAACATCTTCGCACAACCATATTTATGGAACACCGTACTGGGAGTGATAGTCTCCGGTGTGGGATTCGCTGTACTTGTGCTTTCACTCTTCCGATTGAAGCAGAAAGATATTTCACTGACGGCGTTCGGTGCAACTTCCTTACTCTATGGATTACGACTGCTTATAGAAACACAACTGAGCCAATACGTTTCCTTAGAACCGCCGGCGGGATTGCTGTATCTCAATGCATTCTGTACCTACCTCATTCCTATTCCTCTTTCAGGATTTTTATCTCAGCTTTTTGGCAAGGGTTGGAGAAACTCAGGACTTTGGGTTTTTCGGGCGGCTACCTTGTTTGCCTTTGCCGGAATTGTATCTGATGCGATCCGAACAACGCCCTTGTCATTAGAGCGCCTTAACAATATTTTAGTTATCCTTTGGGCTTTCGTAATATTCAAAAACGCCTCATGGTCGGGCATACAGAAGACGAGGGAAACGCGTGTCGTGTTGATTGGATTTATCATGTTTGGACTATTCGCTGTCAATGATAATCTCGTTGCATTAAATCTTCTGCCCTGGGATTGGGGTGAAGAAGCAATTGGCTTTTTACTCTTCCTCATCTCTCTTGGATATGCCGTTGCGTATCGCTTCTTCAACAACGAGAAACAACTTCTCTCCGTCCGGCAGGAGATGGAAACCGCACGGCAAATACAATTCTCGATTCTCCCGACACGAATGCCTGACATTGATGGCGTTGAAATTTCTGCACGTTACATTCCAATGACAGCAGTTGCCGGTGACTTTTATGATATTGTTCATCTTGGTAAAAAACAGATTTGCGTTCTTGTTGCGGATGTGTCAGGGCATGGCGTTGGAGCCGCTCTCATTGCTTCAATGATTAAAGTTGCTTTTGCATCACAAACTCAGAACATGTCCAACCCTGCTGAAGTTATGAAAGCAATGAATACAATTCTTTGTGACAAGTTAGAGAGTAAGTTTATTACAGCGGGATGTGTTTTTATTGATGCAGAGAATGGAACATTGCGTTATGCAGGAGCTGGACATCCGCCGCTTCTCATCTGGAGAAAATCAGAACAACGAATGGTTGAATTGTGTGAAAACGGTCCGCTCATCGGTCCCTTCCCGGATGCAACGTATTCAAATACGAACATGAACCTTGAATCGGGTGACAGAATTATTTTATATACCGATGGCATTATTGAAACAACAAATGAATCCGGTTCTTTTTTCGGAGATGATTCCTTTACAAGGTTTATTCAATCCCATGAAAATGTTCCGGCAGAACAATTCACTGAAATGTTACTGAAACATCTTGCTGCATGGTCCGGAAAACGAGCGGATGAATCATTGGATGACGACCTTACTTTGATTGTTGTGGATAGAAGTTGA
- a CDS encoding type II toxin-antitoxin system HicB family antitoxin: MTKKKKVNELNFTIVLEEEPEGGFTVTVPALPGCVSFGETIEEARTMAREAIELHLEGLLELGWIKSSELTHRVELVTNVNAAIA, encoded by the coding sequence ATGACCAAAAAGAAAAAAGTAAATGAACTGAATTTTACAATCGTATTAGAAGAAGAACCTGAAGGCGGCTTTACCGTTACCGTTCCTGCATTACCGGGCTGTGTCAGTTTCGGTGAAACAATTGAAGAAGCAAGAACGATGGCACGTGAAGCAATAGAACTTCATCTCGAAGGACTTCTTGAGTTGGGCTGGATTAAGTCATCTGAACTCACTCATCGTGTTGAACTTGTTACAAATGTCAACGCCGCGATTGCTTAA
- a CDS encoding DUF86 domain-containing protein has translation MKRKPLMFLEDIVSSITKIEKYINGMSYADFKDDDKTIDGVVRNLEIIGEAAKNIPEEIKDGYPEIPWSEMIAMRNKVTHEYFGVDTQIIWETIQKDLPEVGLRIQMVLASFKS, from the coding sequence ATGAAAAGAAAACCACTTATGTTTCTTGAGGATATTGTCTCCTCAATAACGAAAATTGAGAAATACATAAACGGAATGTCTTATGCAGATTTCAAAGATGATGATAAAACGATTGATGGCGTAGTAAGAAATTTAGAAATCATAGGTGAGGCTGCAAAGAATATTCCTGAAGAAATTAAGGACGGATATCCTGAAATTCCATGGAGTGAAATGATTGCCATGCGAAATAAAGTTACACATGAGTATTTTGGTGTAGATACTCAGATAATTTGGGAAACAATCCAGAAGGATTTACCTGAAGTTGGCTTGCGAATACAAATGGTCTTGGCATCATTCAAATCTTAA
- a CDS encoding type II toxin-antitoxin system HicA family toxin — protein sequence MSRKLPSFTCQEVLKKLKKAGFIESRQRGSHLRLVKYDEKRMVTLPIHFKKDIPKGTLLVIIKQAGLTIEEFLSL from the coding sequence ATGAGTAGAAAACTGCCGTCGTTTACTTGCCAGGAAGTTTTAAAGAAATTAAAGAAAGCAGGATTTATTGAGAGCCGTCAACGAGGCTCGCATTTACGTTTAGTTAAGTATGATGAAAAGCGAATGGTTACTCTTCCGATTCATTTTAAGAAGGATATTCCAAAAGGAACATTATTAGTTATCATCAAACAAGCCGGACTCACAATTGAAGAATTTTTATCACTATAA